A region from the Leptospirillum ferriphilum ML-04 genome encodes:
- a CDS encoding glycosyltransferase family 2 protein, protein MLADGGHPDPDLQRTPGGCPDNRSGGAQHGLAAGEKKVFLLDDGNREEFATFAAQTGVVYVARPEHRHAKAGNVNYALARSDGKYVALFDCDHVPTRSFLQTTVGILEKSSRVAFVQTPHHFYSPDPYERNLNVFKKLPNEGELFYGVIQDGNDLWNASTFCGSCTVLRRKALNEIQGFAVDTVTEDAHTSIRLHRLGWESAYLNLPQAAGLATPSLSAHIRQRIRWARGMIQIFRIENPLLARGLTLAQKLCYLNGMLFFLSSLPRIIFLTAPLAYLYFGVRIFDADAYSIASYAFPTIALSLLANAAINGRHRHSFWNQVYETTLAPYIFLPTLLAMVRPDLGTFNVTAKEGRIEKEFYDRRIARPFIILWVLNLGGLISGILRYTGGFGEIPTIVLTLAWTVHNLLIIGTTLAVGWERTQRRFRPRINVTYPVRLTAPDGQYVYGETEDMSDDGVRIRLLKSASLRTGEDVRVEIPFLDRIHEFPAEIVGMDEFSIRLNFHPLTLEEEKNRVLLLYGRADAWVKLGLSEKEDSVLKSLWEVALFAIIGQGRALKGIFWSSGPKISRTPQTLGKVP, encoded by the coding sequence ATCCTGGCCGACGGTGGACATCCTGATCCCGACCTACAACGAACCCCTGGCGGTTGTCCGGACAACCGTTCTGGCGGCGCTCAACATGGACTGGCCGCCGGAGAAAAAAAAGTCTTTCTGCTCGATGACGGGAACCGGGAGGAATTTGCGACCTTTGCGGCGCAAACCGGAGTCGTCTATGTCGCAAGACCCGAACATCGCCATGCCAAGGCCGGAAACGTCAACTACGCCCTTGCGAGATCCGACGGCAAATATGTGGCCCTGTTCGACTGTGATCATGTCCCGACCCGTTCTTTCTTGCAGACAACCGTCGGCATTCTCGAAAAATCTTCTCGCGTCGCCTTCGTTCAGACTCCGCATCACTTCTATTCCCCCGACCCGTACGAGCGCAACCTGAATGTGTTCAAAAAGTTGCCGAACGAAGGAGAACTCTTTTACGGCGTCATCCAGGACGGAAACGACCTCTGGAACGCCTCGACCTTCTGCGGATCCTGCACGGTGCTTCGCCGGAAGGCCCTGAACGAGATCCAGGGATTCGCAGTGGATACCGTCACCGAAGATGCCCATACGTCGATCCGGCTTCATCGCCTGGGGTGGGAATCCGCGTACCTGAACCTTCCCCAGGCCGCCGGACTCGCGACACCATCCCTCTCCGCCCACATCCGGCAGCGAATCCGGTGGGCCCGGGGGATGATCCAGATCTTCCGGATCGAAAATCCCCTTCTGGCACGGGGCCTCACGCTTGCCCAGAAACTGTGCTATCTGAACGGAATGCTTTTTTTTCTCTCCTCCCTTCCCCGCATCATCTTTCTGACCGCTCCTCTCGCCTATCTCTATTTCGGGGTCCGGATCTTTGATGCCGACGCCTACTCCATCGCGAGCTACGCCTTTCCTACCATCGCCCTTTCCCTCCTGGCCAACGCAGCCATCAACGGTCGGCATCGGCACTCGTTCTGGAATCAGGTGTATGAAACGACACTCGCCCCGTATATTTTTCTCCCGACACTTCTGGCCATGGTCCGGCCGGATCTCGGGACCTTCAATGTGACCGCCAAGGAAGGACGGATCGAAAAAGAGTTCTACGACCGCCGGATTGCCCGGCCCTTCATCATCCTGTGGGTTCTGAACCTGGGGGGCCTCATTTCCGGCATCCTTCGGTATACCGGAGGCTTCGGAGAAATTCCCACGATCGTTCTCACGCTCGCCTGGACGGTCCACAATCTTCTCATCATCGGAACAACGCTCGCCGTGGGATGGGAACGGACACAGCGGCGGTTCCGTCCCCGCATCAATGTCACCTACCCCGTGCGTCTGACCGCCCCCGACGGTCAATATGTCTATGGGGAAACAGAAGACATGTCGGATGACGGTGTGCGGATCCGCCTTTTGAAAAGCGCCTCTCTCCGGACGGGAGAGGACGTTCGGGTGGAAATCCCCTTTCTGGACCGGATTCATGAATTTCCGGCGGAAATTGTCGGCATGGATGAGTTTTCAATCCGGCTGAATTTTCATCCCCTGACCCTGGAGGAAGAAAAAAATCGGGTACTGCTTCTCTATGGAAGGGCGGATGCCTGGGTGAAGCTGGGGCTCTCCGAAAAAGAAGACAGCGTGCTCAAGAGCCTCTGGGAAGTCGCCCTTTTCGCCATCATCGGGCAGGGGCGTGCGCTGAAAGGCATCTTCTGGTCTTCGGGGCCGAAAATCTCCCGTACCCCCCAGACTCTCGGAAAAGTCCCATGA
- a CDS encoding HAD family hydrolase produces the protein MPALQNIVFLVDVDDTLFDNDCFEAELSRFLEEKFGPEERDLYRTFFEECRKEEGFADFLGAFQKFRIAVQENPATMELAYFFRDYPFSRHLYPKALDVLSTLSTRGTTVILSDGDAFFQPHKIDRAGIRKAANGKVRIYVHKETRLDRLEKEFPARHYVLVDDKRRILSSVKKQWENRVTTVWVRQGHYAREAPDPALLPPDRTIAKIEDLLEVSFSEVSR, from the coding sequence ATGCCTGCGTTACAGAACATTGTGTTTCTGGTTGATGTGGACGACACCCTCTTTGACAATGATTGTTTCGAAGCTGAACTTTCCCGTTTTCTGGAAGAAAAGTTCGGCCCGGAAGAAAGAGATCTCTACCGGACATTTTTCGAAGAGTGTCGAAAAGAAGAAGGATTTGCCGATTTTCTGGGGGCGTTCCAGAAATTCCGGATCGCCGTACAGGAAAATCCGGCCACCATGGAGCTGGCCTATTTCTTCCGGGATTATCCCTTTTCCCGTCACCTCTATCCGAAAGCTCTGGACGTTCTTTCCACCTTGTCGACCCGCGGCACAACCGTGATCCTGTCGGACGGGGATGCGTTTTTCCAGCCACACAAAATCGACCGGGCCGGGATCCGGAAAGCGGCCAATGGCAAGGTTCGCATCTATGTCCACAAGGAAACGCGTCTCGACAGGCTGGAAAAGGAGTTTCCGGCCCGGCATTACGTCCTGGTTGACGACAAACGTCGTATCCTGTCGTCTGTCAAAAAACAATGGGAAAACCGGGTCACGACGGTCTGGGTCCGTCAGGGGCATTACGCCCGCGAAGCCCCGGACCCCGCACTTCTTCCTCCCGACCGGACAATTGCAAAAATCGAAGATCTTCTGGAAGTCTCCTTTTCAGAGGTCTCGCGTTGA
- a CDS encoding c-type cytochrome has product MKTVLSALLLVTSLVAVPTASGAASLMDWGRHVAEAGNGRPGSTACMECHRLDGGGMPSIGAPRIAGQPEQYIAREIREVKAGKRYGPVMAGVVQNLSPRDIRAVALYYSHAKSPKLPDVGPPDPVLVAEGEHIATRGLWKKNIPACVQCHGPNGYGVPPLFPFIAGQNRTYLLRQLMAYAFLKRQDDPQGLMRGIARRLTMTQRKAVAEYFSSLKPPVRDVP; this is encoded by the coding sequence TTGAAAACTGTCCTGTCTGCGCTGCTCTTGGTAACGAGTCTTGTGGCTGTTCCGACGGCCTCGGGAGCAGCTTCGTTGATGGACTGGGGACGCCATGTCGCAGAGGCGGGGAACGGGAGGCCGGGAAGTACGGCCTGCATGGAGTGCCATCGGCTGGACGGAGGGGGAATGCCTTCGATCGGTGCTCCGAGGATTGCGGGTCAGCCTGAACAGTATATCGCCCGGGAAATCCGGGAAGTCAAGGCGGGAAAACGGTATGGACCGGTGATGGCCGGGGTGGTGCAGAACCTGTCTCCCCGGGATATCCGTGCCGTCGCTCTTTATTATTCCCATGCGAAGTCTCCGAAACTTCCCGACGTCGGGCCACCTGATCCCGTTCTTGTTGCCGAAGGGGAACACATCGCCACCCGGGGGCTGTGGAAGAAAAACATTCCTGCCTGCGTGCAGTGCCACGGTCCGAACGGGTACGGCGTTCCTCCCCTGTTTCCGTTTATTGCCGGCCAGAACCGGACATATCTCCTGCGGCAGTTGATGGCGTATGCGTTCCTCAAACGCCAGGATGATCCCCAGGGGCTGATGCGGGGAATCGCCCGGCGTCTCACGATGACCCAGAGGAAAGCCGTGGCGGAGTACTTCTCCAGTCTGAAACCCCCGGTACGGGACGTTCCCTGA
- the lexA gene encoding transcriptional repressor LexA, protein MTRQEKNLSPRQQEALHFIRNYTAQTGYPPTLREIAAHMEIRGLHAVRKHLEALMAKGYLTREKGARTLFAGSLPPDAVPVPVLGRVAAGGLRESPEDHTKTWFVDPDWLPEGPSFFLRIRGDSMKDAAILDGDYVLVSSRPDAEPGEIVVAMIDGESTVKRLSRKGDRLVLSPENSAYPDIPIPADADFRITGVVVGVIRLPGR, encoded by the coding sequence ATGACCCGTCAGGAAAAAAACCTCTCTCCCCGGCAACAGGAGGCGCTCCATTTTATCCGGAACTATACCGCACAAACCGGATATCCTCCGACGCTTCGGGAAATCGCCGCCCACATGGAGATCCGGGGGTTGCACGCTGTCCGGAAACATCTGGAGGCGCTGATGGCAAAAGGTTATCTCACCCGCGAAAAAGGCGCCCGCACCCTCTTCGCCGGAAGCCTCCCCCCGGACGCCGTCCCGGTGCCCGTCCTCGGACGGGTGGCGGCAGGCGGTCTCCGGGAGTCTCCGGAGGACCACACGAAAACCTGGTTTGTCGATCCGGACTGGCTCCCGGAAGGTCCGTCCTTTTTTCTCCGGATACGCGGCGACAGCATGAAGGATGCCGCGATTCTTGACGGAGACTATGTCCTGGTGAGCTCCCGTCCGGACGCCGAACCCGGAGAAATCGTGGTGGCCATGATCGACGGGGAGTCCACGGTCAAGCGTCTTTCCCGAAAAGGCGACCGGCTCGTTCTTTCTCCCGAAAATTCCGCGTATCCGGATATTCCGATTCCTGCGGACGCCGATTTTCGCATCACAGGCGTGGTCGTCGGTGTCATCCGTCTTCCGGGGCGCTGA
- a CDS encoding cellulose biosynthesis cyclic di-GMP-binding regulatory protein BcsB, whose product MASVFLLLSLTGSLLHSSRAQSETIPSPSLPDGQFRERLSFRDLQMDNNLDMGPDSADQTFLVGVSPDKIVTKARLHLFYRLHSSFFQKSGDTLAVDWNGVPLGEIAAVSGGPKEDLGMSLPIPGNLVNTRNILRLRVVRDPKNPCALFGSAPFVTVLRRSSLHLEGRRFDVPPRLSDLPFPFLYPEAAGLRRVPFVLTTSAPHALEAAGIIASWLGVRAPYLPFHFPVTLLPGVLSLPSLPRGHIILLSLDRDLPPGWIPPSARGPFLRILPNPGDPFSRVLLIAGQTPEDLRIAALALSQNRFSGAGDRLSPPNLALSPSRKPDDAPRWQVAGSALRFGFLEAPSSLEVHGTGSVKVHFSLPPDIFTWNHTWIRARIHLRVRTLKRENRSKLDVFLNDRYQESISLPSSESGVLEQTVTLPLAVSDLTPFRNKLAFNFNFRNSYPSVISCSMDQNPRLGGAILPDSALDLRPFSRYTILPDLKLFPNGGYPFTRYADLSRTGFVLPETPGPADIALFLHMMATFGAQTGLSGTGVKVSGPKDIAPVQNRNLILLGTYRSNPLLLRLTRSLPHVSKDNLERLKDKNLLLEVLRWKNPPPAHFGPSDLVEEFQRARNPFGVLLETVSPYAPRRVTLSVIGVSQKSLFAMDNILFNPRHFSGIFGDVTVVEPDHLSSFFLPAASFALGSTGPIEETRYWFASHPVAIVSSILLLAAGTGLSLRTVLGEKAQHPPDGPENNKENLPE is encoded by the coding sequence ATGGCTTCCGTTTTTCTTCTTCTGTCCCTGACCGGTTCGCTTCTGCACTCTTCCCGGGCACAGTCGGAAACGATTCCCTCCCCCTCTCTTCCGGATGGCCAATTCCGGGAAAGGCTGTCCTTCCGGGATCTCCAGATGGACAACAATCTCGATATGGGCCCCGATTCCGCCGATCAGACCTTTCTGGTCGGAGTCTCTCCGGACAAGATTGTGACAAAGGCGAGGCTCCACCTGTTTTACCGGCTCCATTCCTCCTTCTTCCAAAAATCCGGGGACACGCTTGCCGTCGACTGGAACGGTGTCCCGCTGGGAGAAATCGCTGCTGTTTCCGGGGGCCCCAAAGAGGATCTGGGGATGAGCCTTCCCATCCCCGGAAATCTCGTCAACACCCGAAACATTCTGCGACTCCGGGTGGTCCGGGACCCCAAGAATCCTTGCGCTCTATTCGGGTCCGCCCCTTTCGTGACTGTTCTCCGCCGGTCCAGTCTTCATCTGGAAGGAAGGCGCTTTGACGTCCCCCCCCGTCTGTCCGACTTGCCGTTTCCCTTTCTTTATCCCGAAGCCGCTGGTCTCCGGCGTGTCCCTTTCGTCCTGACAACATCGGCCCCTCATGCCCTTGAAGCCGCGGGAATCATTGCTTCCTGGCTGGGCGTCCGGGCCCCCTATCTTCCCTTCCATTTTCCCGTGACGCTTTTGCCCGGAGTTCTTTCTCTCCCTTCTCTTCCCCGGGGACACATCATTCTCCTGTCCCTGGACAGGGACCTCCCTCCGGGCTGGATTCCTCCCTCCGCCAGGGGGCCTTTTCTCAGAATTCTGCCCAATCCCGGAGATCCTTTTTCCCGGGTTCTGCTGATTGCGGGGCAAACGCCCGAAGACTTGAGGATCGCCGCCCTGGCGCTTTCGCAAAACCGATTTTCGGGGGCCGGAGACCGCCTTTCTCCACCGAATCTCGCCCTGTCTCCCTCACGCAAGCCGGACGATGCCCCCCGTTGGCAGGTAGCGGGATCGGCACTCCGGTTCGGATTCCTGGAGGCACCGTCGTCTCTGGAGGTTCATGGCACCGGTTCGGTGAAGGTCCATTTTTCCCTTCCCCCCGACATCTTCACCTGGAACCACACATGGATCCGGGCCCGCATCCACCTCCGGGTCCGGACACTGAAACGGGAAAATCGCTCGAAACTGGATGTGTTCCTGAACGACCGTTACCAGGAGTCCATTTCCCTTCCCTCCTCCGAATCCGGAGTTCTTGAACAAACCGTGACGCTTCCGCTGGCCGTTTCCGATCTGACACCATTCCGGAACAAACTCGCGTTCAATTTCAATTTCCGGAACTCTTACCCGTCGGTCATTTCCTGCTCCATGGACCAGAACCCCCGCCTGGGAGGAGCGATCCTGCCGGACTCCGCACTCGACCTGAGACCGTTTTCCCGCTATACCATCCTGCCGGACCTGAAGCTCTTTCCGAACGGGGGATATCCTTTTACCCGCTATGCCGACTTGTCCCGCACCGGATTCGTGCTGCCGGAGACACCGGGACCGGCCGACATTGCCCTCTTTCTTCATATGATGGCAACATTCGGAGCCCAGACAGGACTTTCCGGGACAGGCGTCAAGGTGTCAGGGCCGAAGGACATCGCCCCTGTCCAAAACCGGAACCTGATCCTTCTCGGCACCTACCGCTCGAACCCCCTGCTGCTCCGTCTGACACGTTCCCTCCCGCACGTCTCCAAAGACAATCTTGAGCGCCTGAAAGACAAAAACCTGCTCTTGGAAGTGCTGCGCTGGAAGAATCCTCCCCCTGCCCACTTCGGACCATCAGACCTGGTAGAGGAGTTTCAGAGAGCCCGCAATCCGTTCGGGGTCCTGCTCGAAACCGTCTCTCCCTACGCCCCCCGGCGCGTAACCTTGTCGGTTATCGGAGTCAGCCAGAAAAGCCTTTTTGCCATGGACAACATCCTCTTCAACCCCCGTCATTTTTCAGGCATTTTTGGCGACGTCACCGTCGTTGAGCCCGATCACCTCAGCTCTTTCTTCCTCCCCGCCGCATCCTTTGCGCTGGGATCGACCGGCCCGATCGAGGAGACACGATACTGGTTCGCCTCCCATCCGGTGGCCATTGTCTCCTCGATTCTTCTGCTCGCGGCCGGAACAGGGCTTTCCCTGCGGACGGTCCTGGGAGAAAAAGCCCAGCATCCACCGGACGGTCCGGAAAACAACAAGGAGAACCTTCCCGAATGA
- the pgi gene encoding glucose-6-phosphate isomerase, which produces MTIPDQGLPLSRRETWKTLLAHRTAITPLTLASLFADDPFRADHMNASGAGLFFDYSKNRITKGTLELLLALARECHLPDRIEQMFSGEKINPTENRAVLHVALRSSRDDVFRVDGTNVVPEVHAVLDRMFVFARKIRSGDWRGQTGLPIRNVINIGIGGSDLGPVMAYEALRHYSRRDMNFRFVSNIDPTDFHEATRDLNPAETLFIVSSKTFTTLETMTNAQTARKWLQNALGAGAVEKHFVAVSTNTDAVRAFGINPENMFGFWDWVGGRYSMDSAIGLSTLLAVGEEHFQSLLEGFREMDHHFRLTPLEKNLPVLHGLLCVWEGTFLGSATRGVFPYDQYLKRFPAYLQQLTMESNGKHTSLDGTRVDYETGPVFWGEPGTNGQHSFYQLIHQGTRIIPSDLIGFLHPLHPTGPHHDILIANLFAQSEALAFGRSEADLQKQGVPPALIPHRICEGNRPTNVLLAEQLTPHTLGTLIAFYEHSVFTQGILWNIDSFDQWGVELGKILAQKILPELTGDPEPPLEHDSSTNALIKRYREARLSGS; this is translated from the coding sequence ATGACAATCCCCGATCAAGGCCTTCCTCTCTCCCGACGGGAGACCTGGAAAACCCTTCTGGCCCACCGGACAGCGATCACGCCCCTCACTCTTGCCTCCCTTTTCGCCGACGATCCGTTTCGGGCCGACCACATGAACGCGTCCGGAGCCGGGCTGTTCTTCGACTATTCCAAAAACCGGATCACAAAAGGAACCCTGGAACTTCTGCTGGCTCTGGCCCGGGAATGCCACCTCCCGGACCGGATCGAACAGATGTTCTCCGGAGAAAAGATCAATCCGACGGAAAACCGGGCCGTCCTGCATGTTGCCCTTCGTTCGTCCCGGGACGATGTTTTCCGTGTCGACGGGACCAATGTCGTTCCCGAAGTGCATGCCGTTCTCGACCGGATGTTCGTCTTTGCCCGCAAAATCCGGAGCGGCGACTGGCGAGGACAGACGGGGTTGCCAATCCGGAACGTCATCAATATCGGAATCGGAGGGTCCGATCTCGGCCCCGTCATGGCGTACGAGGCCCTTCGCCATTATTCCCGCAGAGACATGAATTTCCGTTTTGTCTCCAACATCGATCCCACAGATTTCCATGAAGCGACAAGGGACCTCAACCCGGCGGAAACGCTCTTCATTGTCAGCTCCAAGACCTTTACCACGCTTGAGACCATGACCAATGCCCAGACAGCCAGGAAGTGGCTCCAGAACGCACTGGGAGCAGGAGCCGTCGAAAAACATTTTGTCGCGGTTTCGACCAACACCGACGCAGTCCGCGCCTTCGGCATCAATCCGGAAAACATGTTCGGATTCTGGGACTGGGTCGGCGGGCGCTATTCGATGGATTCCGCCATCGGACTTTCGACGTTGCTCGCCGTGGGAGAGGAACATTTCCAGAGTCTTCTGGAAGGATTCCGGGAGATGGACCATCATTTTCGCCTGACTCCTCTCGAGAAGAACCTTCCCGTCCTCCACGGCCTGCTCTGTGTCTGGGAGGGAACGTTTCTGGGATCTGCCACCCGTGGAGTGTTTCCCTACGACCAGTACCTGAAGCGTTTTCCCGCCTACCTCCAGCAGCTGACGATGGAGAGCAACGGGAAACATACTTCTCTGGACGGAACGCGGGTCGATTACGAGACCGGACCTGTGTTCTGGGGAGAACCCGGTACGAACGGGCAGCACTCTTTCTATCAGCTCATCCACCAGGGAACCCGGATCATCCCGTCCGACCTGATCGGTTTTTTGCATCCCCTGCACCCGACAGGCCCCCATCACGACATTCTGATCGCCAACCTTTTTGCGCAGTCGGAAGCCCTGGCCTTTGGCCGCTCCGAAGCCGACCTCCAAAAGCAGGGGGTCCCCCCTGCCCTGATCCCCCACCGGATCTGTGAAGGGAATCGTCCGACGAATGTTCTTCTCGCCGAACAGCTGACTCCCCACACGCTCGGAACCCTGATCGCGTTTTATGAACACAGCGTCTTTACCCAGGGCATCCTCTGGAACATCGATTCCTTCGACCAGTGGGGGGTGGAGCTGGGAAAGATCCTTGCCCAGAAGATCCTTCCCGAACTCACCGGGGACCCGGAGCCCCCTCTGGAGCACGATTCTTCGACCAACGCACTCATCAAACGCTACCGGGAGGCCCGGCTCTCCGGTTCATGA
- a CDS encoding c-type cytochrome, translated as MVTRVFSRSFLMAAMVAVVLGPVSSARGGPLEVMQGSEIFTPPPDSEIPKGPFGDLVRKGEKIFTQTGRFAKHYVGNDLTCESCHLDRGRKPYAAPLWGAYVLYPRFRSKNHMVNKLDERIQGCFRFSMNGTPPPVTSETMKALIAYSFWMSRGAPVGVKLKGQGLLALPKPASPPSVFRGKKIYAARCALCHGMHGQGRTSHGGQVFPPVWGSRSYNKGAGLYKVAKLAGFIKMNMPLSKGDSLSNQASWDVAAYVDSQPRPPRPRKHPRS; from the coding sequence ATGGTGACAAGAGTCTTTTCGCGGAGTTTTCTGATGGCGGCGATGGTGGCCGTTGTCCTGGGACCGGTTTCCTCCGCCAGGGGAGGACCGCTGGAAGTGATGCAGGGTTCCGAGATTTTCACCCCTCCCCCGGATTCCGAGATTCCCAAGGGACCCTTTGGCGACCTGGTGCGCAAGGGGGAAAAGATCTTTACCCAAACCGGGCGCTTTGCCAAACATTATGTCGGCAATGATCTCACCTGCGAAAGCTGTCATCTGGACCGGGGGCGCAAACCCTATGCGGCTCCCCTGTGGGGGGCCTATGTCCTGTATCCCCGGTTCCGCTCGAAAAACCATATGGTCAACAAGCTCGACGAGAGGATTCAGGGATGTTTCCGGTTTTCGATGAACGGAACGCCCCCTCCGGTGACGAGCGAGACCATGAAGGCCCTGATCGCCTACAGTTTCTGGATGTCCCGGGGAGCTCCCGTGGGAGTGAAGCTCAAGGGCCAGGGATTGCTGGCCTTGCCGAAGCCGGCGTCTCCCCCCAGCGTTTTCCGGGGAAAAAAGATCTATGCCGCCCGGTGCGCCCTGTGCCACGGTATGCACGGTCAGGGCCGGACATCGCACGGAGGACAGGTCTTCCCGCCTGTCTGGGGAAGCCGGTCCTACAACAAGGGTGCCGGGTTGTACAAAGTGGCCAAGCTGGCGGGCTTTATCAAGATGAATATGCCTCTCTCCAAGGGGGATTCGTTGTCGAACCAGGCGTCCTGGGATGTGGCGGCCTATGTTGACAGCCAGCCGCGTCCGCCCAGGCCTCGCAAGCACCCCCGTTCCTAA
- a CDS encoding DNA polymerase domain-containing protein has translation MPLNSVSGDLKGWLLDAEPASGGMTVWIKTEDGLNCPVLFPFSPRFCLSGSPEILEGALRILERANIRFSHQTVEKWEFMSGEPRIVREIAIADPMTFSVAVRLLTKRCESLSFYDSDIPLPQKFFYETGLFPLAFVALSVDTEGRLRESACLDSPWSTDYRLPELRIVTLAPEEERGHPRYGFPPALAIGTSDGVRVLNGEEPGLLLETLNTRIRQDDPDLLLTSWGDDWIFPGLYALSARTGIPLELSRTAVTKKSSRKARTWFSYGKVHFRPGACLLSGRWHIDRTNSFILKEAGLDGLFEQARLTRIPVQEMARTSTGTGITSLQLALAVRKKILIPWRKNEPESFGTALELLETDKGGMVFLPPPGFHESVAELDFASMYPSLMVRFNISPETVGCSCCPGNRAPGTRHTVCTRRSGFIPEVLAPLLEKRQIYKDRLAKRSVPHKNDPDNLRQKALKWLLVVSFGYLGYKNARFGRIEAHECVTAYGREVLLKAKEMAEDRGFRVLHGIVDSLWIQKQGMTRDVCEELAREIGKETGIPLNLEGIYRWIGFFSSRTSPSIAVPNRFLGVFKTGEIKVRGLEIRRRDAPPFVRQVQQKMLDILARAENMEEYRRLIPKARSVLEEALEVLSEGRVPLSQLVFRKTLSRSPAEFERATITAIVSRELLGRGICLAAGETVHYVLTDVRNRDPAERARAWPVLAPDVTYDRKKYRELILRAAEPLLNPREGSL, from the coding sequence GTGCCCTTGAACAGCGTCTCCGGTGATCTGAAAGGATGGTTGCTCGATGCCGAACCGGCTTCCGGCGGAATGACCGTCTGGATCAAAACAGAAGACGGCCTGAACTGCCCGGTCCTTTTCCCGTTCTCTCCCCGATTTTGCCTCTCCGGAAGCCCTGAGATCCTGGAAGGGGCTCTCCGCATTCTGGAGAGGGCGAATATTCGCTTTTCCCATCAAACAGTCGAGAAATGGGAGTTCATGAGCGGCGAACCCCGCATTGTCCGGGAGATCGCCATCGCCGATCCGATGACTTTTTCTGTCGCCGTCCGTCTTCTCACAAAACGGTGCGAAAGCCTTTCCTTCTACGACAGCGACATTCCTCTTCCCCAGAAATTCTTCTACGAAACCGGACTCTTTCCTCTCGCCTTCGTCGCCCTCTCTGTGGACACCGAAGGCCGGCTCCGGGAAAGCGCCTGCCTGGATTCTCCCTGGAGCACGGACTACCGGCTTCCCGAACTCCGGATCGTCACCCTTGCCCCCGAAGAGGAAAGAGGCCATCCCCGTTATGGATTTCCTCCGGCTCTTGCGATCGGCACATCCGACGGCGTACGCGTCCTGAACGGAGAAGAACCGGGCCTTCTCCTCGAAACCCTCAACACCCGCATTCGCCAGGACGATCCGGATCTCCTTCTCACCTCCTGGGGAGATGACTGGATTTTCCCGGGACTTTACGCTCTGTCGGCGCGCACAGGCATCCCCCTGGAACTTTCCCGGACAGCGGTCACAAAGAAAAGCTCCCGCAAGGCCCGGACATGGTTTTCCTACGGAAAAGTCCATTTCCGTCCAGGCGCCTGTCTTCTTTCCGGACGCTGGCATATCGACCGGACCAACAGCTTTATCCTGAAAGAGGCCGGGCTTGACGGCCTTTTCGAACAGGCCCGGCTGACGCGCATCCCGGTTCAGGAGATGGCGCGCACGTCCACCGGAACCGGCATCACCTCCCTGCAGCTTGCCCTCGCCGTCCGGAAAAAGATTCTGATCCCCTGGAGAAAGAACGAGCCGGAATCCTTCGGAACGGCCCTGGAACTCCTTGAGACGGACAAGGGCGGGATGGTCTTCCTGCCGCCGCCCGGATTTCATGAATCGGTGGCGGAACTCGACTTCGCCTCGATGTATCCTTCCCTCATGGTCCGTTTCAACATCTCCCCGGAAACCGTCGGATGTTCCTGCTGCCCTGGAAATCGGGCACCCGGAACACGGCACACGGTCTGCACCCGTCGTTCCGGCTTCATTCCGGAGGTTCTCGCCCCTCTCCTCGAAAAGCGTCAGATCTATAAAGACCGTCTCGCCAAACGATCGGTCCCTCACAAGAACGATCCCGACAACCTGCGCCAGAAAGCCCTGAAATGGCTTCTTGTCGTTTCTTTCGGATATCTGGGCTACAAGAATGCCCGCTTTGGCCGGATCGAAGCCCACGAATGCGTCACCGCCTACGGCCGCGAAGTTCTCCTGAAGGCAAAAGAAATGGCGGAAGACCGGGGATTCCGGGTGCTTCATGGCATTGTCGATTCCCTGTGGATCCAAAAACAGGGGATGACACGGGACGTGTGCGAAGAGCTCGCACGAGAGATCGGAAAAGAAACAGGCATCCCTCTGAACCTGGAGGGAATCTATCGGTGGATCGGCTTCTTTTCCTCCCGGACATCTCCTTCCATCGCTGTTCCCAACCGGTTTCTGGGCGTTTTCAAAACGGGGGAGATCAAGGTGCGTGGACTCGAGATTCGCCGGAGAGACGCACCGCCCTTCGTTCGGCAGGTGCAACAGAAAATGCTGGACATTCTCGCGCGGGCAGAAAACATGGAAGAATACCGGAGGCTGATCCCAAAGGCCCGGAGTGTGCTGGAAGAAGCTCTGGAAGTTCTCTCGGAAGGGCGTGTCCCGCTTTCCCAGCTGGTCTTCAGAAAAACCCTGTCCCGGTCGCCGGCGGAATTCGAGCGGGCCACGATCACGGCAATCGTCTCCCGCGAACTCCTGGGGCGGGGGATTTGCCTTGCGGCGGGAGAAACGGTGCATTACGTCCTCACGGACGTCCGGAACCGGGATCCGGCAGAACGGGCCAGAGCCTGGCCCGTTCTCGCACCGGACGTGACATATGACCGGAAGAAGTACAGGGAGCTGATCTTGCGCGCCGCGGAACCCCTTCTCAACCCCCGGGAAGGATCCCTTTAG